The following are encoded together in the Aciduricibacillus chroicocephali genome:
- a CDS encoding Na+/H+ antiporter subunit E → MPMQFLLNICIAFLWMFLQDEAHFSFYTLSAGYVVGIFIVFLMHRFFGKPFYLKRFYATMKLILIFISELFHSSAFVIRYIVSPIRRMEPGIFRYETSLEGEWEVPLLAMLLTLTPGSVVMEVTPEGNAFYIHAMDLSSSKENLIRSLGRFEKAIMEVTR, encoded by the coding sequence ATGCCCATGCAATTTCTTCTGAACATATGTATCGCATTTCTATGGATGTTCCTTCAGGATGAGGCACATTTCAGCTTCTACACGTTATCGGCCGGCTATGTCGTCGGAATTTTCATAGTCTTTCTGATGCACCGGTTTTTCGGTAAACCTTTCTATCTAAAGCGATTCTATGCAACGATGAAACTTATTCTTATCTTTATCTCAGAGCTGTTTCACTCCAGTGCTTTCGTTATTAGATATATCGTCTCGCCTATTCGGAGAATGGAGCCTGGTATTTTCAGGTACGAGACATCGCTTGAAGGGGAATGGGAAGTACCACTCCTAGCCATGCTCTTGACCCTGACTCCAGGATCAGTCGTCATGGAAGTAACACCTGAGGGTAATGCTTTTTATATTCATGCGATGGACCTTTCTAGCTCAAAAGAAAATCTAATTCGCTCGCTAGGACGTTTTGAGAAGGCAATTATGGAGGTGACTCGCTAA
- a CDS encoding Na(+)/H(+) antiporter subunit F1 has translation MINYILIVSVTLFTIAIALALLRIILGPTIPDRVVAMDMMGVNVISVIATVTVLFKTKAFLESILVIGLLAFISTIALSRFIERGVIIEHKRNQ, from the coding sequence ATGATTAACTATATTCTTATTGTCTCCGTTACACTATTTACCATAGCTATTGCTCTTGCGCTTTTAAGGATCATTCTTGGCCCAACTATCCCAGACCGTGTTGTCGCCATGGACATGATGGGTGTCAATGTTATCTCGGTCATTGCTACAGTCACTGTTCTTTTTAAAACGAAGGCATTTCTTGAATCTATTCTTGTCATCGGCCTTCTTGCCTTCATCAGCACAATTGCCCTATCCAGGTTCATAGAAAGGGGCGTTATTATTGAGCATAAGCGTAATCAGTGA
- the mnhG gene encoding monovalent cation/H(+) antiporter subunit G translates to MSISVISEYIGALLILFASIISVISAIGVLRFPDVYTRAHAATKSTTLAVLSALLGALICIWATEAYISIRLLLGIVFVFITAPVAGHLIIRAAYRSGVELDESTVTDELKDVLREKRSE, encoded by the coding sequence TTGAGCATAAGCGTAATCAGTGAATATATAGGTGCTCTACTTATCCTTTTTGCAAGTATCATCAGCGTTATCAGTGCAATCGGTGTATTGCGTTTCCCCGATGTATACACAAGAGCTCATGCAGCTACAAAAAGTACGACACTAGCTGTATTATCCGCATTGCTCGGAGCCCTCATTTGTATCTGGGCAACCGAAGCTTACATTAGTATCAGGCTATTACTGGGTATCGTATTTGTCTTTATTACAGCTCCAGTTGCTGGGCACTTAATCATTCGAGCTGCCTACAGATCAGGCGTTGAACTGGATGAATCGACAGTCACTGATGAATTAAAAGATGTATTAAGAGAGAAACGCTCAGAATAA
- the rpsR gene encoding 30S ribosomal protein S18, with protein sequence MAVRRGRAKRRKVCFFTSNGITHIDYKDVDLLRRFISERGKILPRRVTGTSAKYQRKLTKAIKRARTMALLPFVAE encoded by the coding sequence ATGGCAGTACGTCGCGGACGCGCTAAGCGTCGTAAAGTGTGTTTCTTCACTTCAAACGGAATCACACACATCGATTACAAAGATGTAGATTTGCTTCGTCGTTTCATCTCTGAGCGTGGCAAGATTCTTCCACGCCGTGTAACTGGTACTTCAGCGAAATACCAGCGTAAATTGACTAAAGCAATCAAACGTGCTCGCACAATGGCTTTGTTGCCATTCGTAGCTGAGTAA
- the ssb gene encoding single-stranded DNA-binding protein: protein MLNRVVLVGRLTRDPDLRYTPNGVAVANFNIAVNRPFSNQQGNREADFIDCVTWRRQAENLANFMKKGNQIGVDGRLQTRRYEDKDGKMVYVTEVVADSVQFLEAKGGQGAPGGFNQADQGGFGGQGNQGNQGGGFGGQGGFSQEPNRGGGFQQQNQYPNNNRRDDDPFKDSGEPIDISDDDLPF, encoded by the coding sequence ATGTTGAATCGTGTCGTTCTGGTCGGCAGATTGACGAGGGATCCTGACTTGCGTTATACACCTAATGGCGTGGCTGTTGCCAACTTCAATATTGCAGTGAACCGTCCATTTTCTAATCAGCAGGGCAACCGTGAAGCTGATTTCATTGACTGTGTTACATGGCGCCGTCAAGCGGAGAATTTGGCGAACTTTATGAAAAAAGGGAACCAGATTGGCGTAGACGGCCGTTTGCAGACACGTCGTTATGAAGATAAAGATGGCAAAATGGTTTATGTAACTGAAGTTGTTGCGGACAGTGTCCAGTTCCTTGAAGCCAAGGGCGGCCAAGGTGCACCAGGTGGCTTTAATCAAGCCGACCAGGGTGGTTTTGGTGGACAAGGCAACCAAGGTAACCAAGGCGGCGGTTTCGGCGGCCAGGGAGGCTTCTCCCAGGAACCGAATCGTGGCGGAGGTTTCCAGCAGCAGAATCAGTACCCGAATAACAATCGTCGGGATGACGATCCGTTCAAGGATAGCGGAGAACCCATTGATATATCGGACGATGATTTACCATTCTAA
- the rpsF gene encoding 30S ribosomal protein S6 has protein sequence MRKYEIMYIIRPDIEEEAQKALIERFNGILTDNGAEIENVKEVGKKRLAYEINKYRDGYYVIINVNSGNEAISEFDRLAKFSDDIIRHIAVREDDQ, from the coding sequence ATGAGAAAATACGAAATCATGTACATCATCCGCCCGGACATTGAAGAGGAAGCCCAGAAAGCTCTAATCGAGCGTTTCAACGGAATTCTTACTGACAACGGTGCGGAAATTGAAAACGTAAAAGAGGTTGGCAAGAAGCGCCTTGCTTACGAAATCAACAAGTACCGTGATGGCTACTATGTTATTATCAACGTAAACAGCGGAAACGAAGCAATTTCGGAATTCGACCGTCTTGCTAAGTTCTCTGATGATATTATCCGCCACATTGCTGTGCGCGAAGACGATCAATAA
- the ychF gene encoding redox-regulated ATPase YchF, with translation MALTAGIVGLPNVGKSTLFNAITQAGAEAANYPFATIDPNVGIVEVPDERLDKLTELVKPKKTVPTTFEFTDIAGIVKGASKGEGLGNQFLSHIRQVDAICQVVRCFVDENITHVSGKVDPIDDIEVINLELILADLESVTKRFQRVEKLARQKDKDAVQEFEILEKIKTGLEEEKPVRALEFTDEQQKIVKGLHLLTSKPTLYVANVAEDEVADPDSNENVQKVRDYAEKEGAEVIVVCARVEEEISELDEDEKSMFLEDLGISESGLDKLIKASYHLLGLATYFTAGEQEVRAWTFRKGIKAPQAAGIIHTDFERGFIRAETVSYEDLLAAGTMGKARENGKVRLEGKEYIVQDGDVIHFRFNV, from the coding sequence ATGGCACTAACAGCAGGAATCGTCGGGCTTCCGAACGTCGGGAAGTCTACGCTTTTCAATGCAATTACACAGGCGGGCGCTGAAGCAGCGAACTATCCGTTTGCAACAATTGATCCGAATGTGGGCATTGTTGAAGTACCTGATGAGCGACTAGATAAATTGACAGAACTTGTAAAGCCGAAGAAAACTGTACCAACAACATTTGAGTTTACAGATATTGCGGGAATCGTAAAAGGTGCCAGCAAAGGTGAAGGTCTTGGAAACCAATTCCTTTCACATATTCGTCAAGTTGACGCGATTTGCCAGGTTGTCCGTTGTTTCGTGGACGAAAATATTACACACGTATCTGGTAAAGTCGATCCGATTGATGATATCGAAGTCATCAACCTTGAACTGATCCTTGCAGACCTTGAGTCTGTAACAAAGCGTTTCCAGCGTGTAGAAAAGTTGGCTCGCCAGAAAGATAAGGATGCAGTGCAGGAATTTGAAATTCTGGAGAAGATCAAGACAGGACTCGAAGAAGAGAAGCCTGTTCGTGCGCTTGAGTTCACGGATGAACAGCAGAAAATTGTTAAAGGTCTTCACCTTCTTACTTCTAAGCCGACACTGTATGTGGCGAATGTGGCCGAAGATGAAGTAGCTGATCCTGATAGCAATGAAAACGTACAAAAGGTTAGAGATTATGCCGAAAAGGAAGGCGCTGAAGTAATCGTTGTCTGCGCTCGTGTTGAGGAAGAGATTTCTGAACTTGACGAAGATGAAAAGTCGATGTTCCTTGAGGACCTTGGTATTTCTGAATCAGGCTTGGACAAGCTGATCAAAGCTTCTTATCACCTTCTTGGACTTGCGACATACTTCACTGCGGGTGAGCAGGAAGTGCGTGCTTGGACTTTCCGTAAAGGCATCAAAGCGCCACAGGCTGCAGGTATTATCCATACTGACTTCGAACGCGGTTTTATCCGTGCTGAAACAGTTTCATATGAAGATTTGCTAGCAGCAGGTACAATGGGTAAAGCTCGTGAGAATGGAAAAGTTCGTCTTGAGGGCAAAGAGTACATCGTCCAGGACGGCGATGTCATTCACTTCCGCTTCAATGTTTAA
- a CDS encoding DUF951 domain-containing protein → MAEKEFGLNDIVQMKKPHPCGENRWKIIRMGADIRIKCEGCGHSVMIPRREFTKKLKKVLEKAPATTEAE, encoded by the coding sequence ATGGCTGAGAAAGAGTTTGGCCTGAACGATATTGTGCAGATGAAGAAACCTCATCCATGTGGGGAAAATCGCTGGAAAATCATACGTATGGGAGCGGATATTCGCATAAAGTGTGAAGGCTGCGGACATAGTGTAATGATCCCGCGTCGTGAGTTCACAAAAAAGCTAAAAAAGGTGCTTGAAAAGGCTCCAGCAACTACTGAAGCAGAGTGA
- a CDS encoding mechanosensitive ion channel family protein, which yields MQSVNKEVATAWDFLTGPELWIKLGGSALKIIIIMILASILIKVSKKIIDHLFHNHKKGPLRISERRESTIKKLIQNIITYVVYFTAFTMVLDTLTIKVGPLLAGAGVAGLAIGFGAQSLVKDVISGFFIIFEDQFGVGDYVSTSGVEGTVEEIGLRTTKIQSWTGELNVIPNGNIDQVTNYSIYNGRAVVDVNIPYESNMAKAEQVIDEVVKGLPDKYEEILSVPEVIGVQTLEVSHYVVRVIADTLPVYQWAGARMIRKEIQERLYSEGIEIPSPRLVMYSRSDEKAKVEPVPEPLRGRE from the coding sequence TTGCAATCAGTAAACAAAGAAGTGGCTACAGCTTGGGACTTTCTCACGGGACCAGAACTGTGGATCAAATTAGGCGGAAGCGCTTTAAAGATTATCATCATTATGATTCTGGCCTCGATTCTAATCAAAGTAAGCAAAAAGATTATTGATCACCTTTTTCACAATCATAAAAAGGGACCATTACGCATATCGGAACGCCGCGAATCGACAATTAAGAAGCTAATTCAGAATATCATTACATATGTAGTATACTTTACTGCGTTTACAATGGTATTGGATACATTGACAATCAAAGTTGGACCATTACTTGCAGGAGCTGGAGTAGCAGGCTTGGCAATCGGTTTTGGGGCTCAGAGTCTTGTGAAGGACGTCATTTCAGGATTCTTCATCATCTTTGAAGACCAATTTGGTGTTGGTGATTATGTAAGTACTTCTGGTGTAGAGGGAACTGTTGAGGAAATCGGATTGCGTACGACGAAGATTCAGAGTTGGACAGGCGAGCTGAATGTTATTCCTAATGGTAATATTGATCAAGTGACGAATTACTCCATTTATAATGGACGAGCTGTTGTAGATGTCAATATTCCATACGAAAGCAATATGGCGAAAGCTGAACAAGTAATCGATGAAGTCGTAAAAGGACTGCCTGATAAGTATGAGGAGATTCTCTCTGTACCTGAAGTGATCGGTGTTCAGACATTAGAGGTTTCGCATTATGTCGTACGAGTTATTGCTGATACGTTGCCAGTTTATCAATGGGCAGGTGCACGTATGATCCGGAAGGAAATCCAGGAACGGCTGTACAGCGAAGGGATCGAAATTCCATCTCCACGCCTTGTCATGTATTCGCGAAGTGACGAGAAGGCAAAGGTGGAACCAGTCCCTGAACCGTTGCGAGGCAGAGAATGA
- a CDS encoding YkvI family membrane protein yields the protein MWKAGFKWMFLIIGTAIGAGYASGRELWQFFGYESGLAIALFALLFTFCCAVIMNQSRNMKTTDYQPLLNKIIGRRLAKVYDLLIFLYLGTITIVMIAGSGATGQAFNIPYWWGVGFLAVVLVLLFAKGINGIVALNSLLLPLLIGGLLYVLFLFTGDQGVSLFADWKKQDNWAAAFPFTALNILPLLAVLGAVGKEIKTKGEVLIASIGSGLILGFISYIYNAGLIEIADEMLLYEIPLFAILQHYPSYMLMIMSILLWFAIFTTAASGILGIVSRLQSYFRKPMWFIAAIALLLMLPLTAFGFSSLVKYTYPVYGIINLYMLTRLILYPIWKGDKQVD from the coding sequence ATGTGGAAAGCAGGATTCAAATGGATGTTCTTGATCATTGGGACGGCAATTGGTGCTGGCTATGCATCAGGCAGGGAACTTTGGCAGTTTTTCGGATATGAAAGTGGACTAGCCATTGCACTGTTCGCTTTGTTGTTTACATTCTGTTGTGCAGTAATTATGAATCAAAGCCGGAATATGAAGACGACCGATTATCAGCCTCTTTTAAATAAAATTATTGGGCGTCGACTGGCAAAAGTCTATGACCTGTTAATTTTCCTCTATCTTGGTACGATTACTATTGTCATGATTGCAGGTAGTGGTGCAACTGGACAGGCATTCAATATTCCTTATTGGTGGGGTGTCGGATTCCTTGCAGTTGTTCTTGTGTTACTGTTTGCCAAGGGAATAAACGGAATCGTTGCACTGAACAGTCTGCTTTTGCCCTTATTAATTGGAGGCCTTCTGTACGTATTGTTTCTATTCACAGGTGACCAGGGAGTATCGCTCTTTGCTGATTGGAAAAAGCAGGACAACTGGGCAGCTGCTTTCCCATTTACTGCGCTGAATATTTTGCCTTTACTTGCGGTGCTTGGGGCTGTCGGAAAGGAGATTAAAACAAAGGGAGAGGTTCTGATTGCAAGTATAGGGAGCGGCCTCATCCTCGGATTCATCTCTTATATATATAATGCCGGGCTTATAGAAATTGCCGATGAAATGCTTCTCTATGAGATTCCGCTATTTGCGATTTTGCAACACTATCCATCTTATATGCTCATGATTATGTCGATTCTTTTGTGGTTTGCCATTTTTACAACAGCTGCTTCTGGAATCCTTGGAATTGTGAGCAGGCTTCAAAGCTACTTTAGAAAGCCAATGTGGTTCATTGCTGCGATCGCCTTACTCTTGATGTTACCACTTACAGCTTTTGGCTTCTCCTCCCTCGTAAAATATACGTACCCGGTATATGGCATAATCAATCTGTATATGCTCACAAGATTGATACTGTATCCAATTTGGAAGGGAGATAAGCAAGTGGACTAA
- the yyaC gene encoding spore protease YyaC, translating to MNTKRQINGSSHIRMLHDDTNLTELISNKVISWLPDTPCDYIVVFIGTDRSTGDALGPLAGTLFTERKPSNMTVYGTLHKPVHATNLEAYLKHIEETHYNPFIIAVDACLGKSSSVGCITAEHGPLKPGTALNKKLPDVGDIHLTGIVNMSGFMEYTVLQSTRLSIVMDMARKLADILEKVDESLARPPRFSAAIVQKMLAANRTAINESGLPPM from the coding sequence ATGAATACAAAAAGGCAAATAAATGGCAGTTCACATATTCGTATGCTTCACGATGACACGAATCTCACTGAACTGATAAGTAACAAAGTAATTTCTTGGTTACCTGATACTCCTTGTGATTATATTGTTGTCTTTATTGGTACTGACCGGTCCACTGGGGACGCCCTTGGTCCTCTGGCCGGAACACTTTTCACAGAACGCAAACCAAGCAATATGACTGTCTATGGAACTCTTCACAAACCTGTACATGCAACGAATCTAGAGGCCTATTTAAAGCATATCGAAGAGACACACTACAATCCTTTCATCATTGCAGTCGATGCCTGCCTTGGGAAAAGCTCTTCAGTCGGTTGTATTACTGCGGAGCATGGCCCTTTAAAACCAGGTACAGCACTTAATAAAAAGCTGCCGGATGTAGGAGATATTCATTTGACAGGTATCGTTAATATGAGTGGCTTCATGGAGTATACAGTTCTACAAAGCACTCGGCTTTCAATCGTTATGGACATGGCACGTAAGCTCGCCGACATTCTTGAAAAGGTTGATGAGTCTCTCGCCAGACCACCTCGTTTCTCCGCAGCAATTGTACAAAAAATGCTTGCAGCAAACCGTACAGCAATAAATGAAAGCGGACTGCCACCGATGTAA
- a CDS encoding DUF554 domain-containing protein: MVLYGTLINGAFILVGGLLGLLFSNIPEKVKETVMQAISLAVILIGLKMAFETDDIIVLLLSLITGAFIGEFLHIEDKINDFGNWIEGKFATPGKQISIAQGFVTASLIYVVGAMAIVGALDSGLRGDHEILITKGILDGFSALVFTSMMGYGVILSVIPVILYEGAIALLAKQIELLVPHDFLNGLIVQMTGVGGLLIVAIGLNLLNLTKIRIGNLIPALITVIAVYGIYILF; this comes from the coding sequence ATGGTATTGTACGGAACATTAATTAACGGAGCGTTTATTCTAGTTGGAGGATTGCTCGGTCTGTTATTCTCCAATATACCTGAAAAGGTAAAAGAAACAGTTATGCAGGCAATCTCTCTTGCTGTCATTTTAATAGGTTTAAAAATGGCTTTTGAAACGGACGATATTATTGTCCTTCTTCTCAGTTTGATTACCGGTGCATTTATAGGAGAGTTTTTACATATAGAAGATAAAATAAACGACTTTGGTAACTGGATTGAAGGGAAGTTTGCAACACCAGGGAAGCAAATTAGCATAGCGCAAGGTTTTGTGACTGCTTCACTTATTTATGTAGTAGGCGCGATGGCGATCGTTGGAGCGCTTGACAGCGGGTTGCGAGGCGACCATGAAATCTTGATCACTAAAGGAATACTTGATGGATTCTCTGCGCTCGTTTTTACGAGTATGATGGGGTATGGTGTCATATTATCTGTTATCCCAGTCATTCTTTATGAAGGGGCCATTGCTCTCCTGGCAAAACAAATTGAATTGCTCGTTCCTCATGATTTCCTTAATGGGCTCATTGTGCAAATGACAGGGGTTGGCGGTTTGCTCATCGTAGCGATTGGGCTCAATTTGCTTAATCTAACAAAAATAAGGATTGGTAATCTAATTCCTGCACTCATCACCGTTATTGCGGTTTACGGCATTTATATTTTATTTTAA
- a CDS encoding ParB/RepB/Spo0J family partition protein → MARGLGKGLDALLSGSYESEKDEQLKQVSISECRANPYQPRKTFNPESIDELKQSIIEHGIIQPLVVRKSIKGYEIVAGERRFRAAKEAGLKEVPVIVSEMSDESMMEVALLENLQREDLTPIEEAHAYKNLLSELGLKQEDLSQRLGKSRSHIANMMRLLSLPEMVMDAINKGDLSMGHGRALLALNEKDHIELLANKVVREQLSVRQVENLVAQLNEREPQQKEKNPEKDIYIAEQESVLRDKLGTAVKIQRGKRKGKIEIEFYNDDDLERIIEFLDK, encoded by the coding sequence ATGGCGAGAGGGTTGGGTAAAGGTCTCGATGCTTTACTTTCTGGCAGTTATGAGTCAGAAAAGGATGAACAACTAAAGCAAGTTTCCATTAGTGAATGCCGGGCAAATCCGTATCAGCCGCGCAAGACTTTTAATCCTGAATCAATAGATGAACTGAAACAGTCAATTATTGAGCATGGAATCATTCAGCCACTAGTCGTGCGAAAGAGCATTAAAGGATATGAGATTGTCGCTGGAGAAAGACGCTTTCGGGCAGCTAAGGAAGCAGGGTTAAAAGAGGTTCCTGTAATTGTTAGCGAAATGTCTGACGAGAGCATGATGGAAGTGGCGCTTCTTGAGAACTTGCAAAGGGAAGACCTTACGCCTATTGAGGAAGCGCATGCATATAAAAATCTTCTTAGTGAACTTGGGTTGAAGCAAGAGGATCTTTCACAGCGCCTTGGTAAAAGTCGCTCACATATTGCTAATATGATGCGCCTTCTTTCGCTTCCTGAAATGGTTATGGATGCAATTAATAAAGGTGACCTATCAATGGGACATGGCAGAGCCTTGCTTGCTCTAAATGAAAAGGACCATATTGAACTACTTGCGAATAAAGTAGTAAGGGAGCAACTAAGCGTTAGACAAGTTGAGAACTTAGTAGCACAGCTAAACGAGCGGGAACCACAGCAAAAGGAAAAGAATCCTGAGAAGGATATATACATTGCCGAACAGGAATCCGTTTTGCGTGATAAGCTTGGCACCGCTGTAAAAATACAGAGGGGCAAGCGAAAAGGAAAGATAGAAATAGAATTTTACAATGATGATGACTTGGAGAGAATCATCGAGTTTCTCGATAAATAG
- a CDS encoding ParA family protein produces MGKTIAIANQKGGVGKTTTSVNLSACLATLGKRVLLVDTDPQGNATSGVGINKADINACIYNVLIDDVDAEDARVSTNIENLDVIPATIQLAGAEIELVTTISREVRLKKALEDMKDDYDYIIIDCPPSLGIMTINALTASDSVLIPVQCEFYALEGLSQLLNTVRLVQKHLNKDLMIEGVLLTMLDARTNLGLQVIEEVKKYFQDKVYNSIIPRNVRLGEAPSHGKPIITYDPKSRGAEVYLDLAKEVLANGERVG; encoded by the coding sequence ATGGGTAAAACCATCGCAATTGCAAATCAAAAGGGAGGCGTCGGTAAAACGACAACCTCCGTTAACTTGAGTGCTTGTCTTGCTACGTTAGGCAAGCGTGTCCTGCTGGTAGATACAGATCCACAGGGGAATGCAACAAGCGGCGTTGGCATTAACAAGGCTGATATCAACGCATGTATTTATAATGTACTCATTGATGATGTCGATGCAGAAGATGCACGTGTCTCAACGAATATCGAAAATTTGGATGTTATTCCTGCCACAATACAGCTGGCAGGGGCAGAAATTGAACTAGTTACAACAATTTCGCGTGAAGTAAGACTAAAAAAGGCGCTTGAAGACATGAAGGATGACTACGACTATATTATCATCGACTGTCCGCCATCACTCGGAATTATGACGATAAATGCTCTTACAGCATCGGATTCAGTTTTAATCCCGGTTCAATGCGAGTTTTATGCTTTGGAAGGTTTGAGCCAGTTGCTTAACACGGTACGTCTTGTTCAGAAACATTTGAACAAGGATCTGATGATCGAAGGTGTTTTGCTCACAATGCTGGATGCAAGAACAAATCTTGGTCTGCAAGTTATTGAAGAAGTGAAAAAGTATTTCCAAGATAAGGTCTATAATTCAATCATTCCTCGAAATGTACGGCTTGGTGAGGCACCAAGTCATGGCAAACCAATCATAACTTATGATCCCAAGTCACGTGGAGCCGAAGTATATCTTGACTTAGCAAAGGAAGTGTTGGCAAATGGCGAGAGGGTTGGGTAA
- the noc gene encoding nucleoid occlusion protein yields the protein MLQPFNRIFGIGERTEPETVEEAVLLNSEVIELPIVQIEPNRYQPRSIFNDEKIAELAQTIEQHGIIQPIVVRKLTEERYELIAGERRWRAVQLLRWVSIPAIIREMNDNETASVALIENLQREELTVIEEAVAYQKLLELQQLTQEALAQRLGKSQSTIANKLRLLKLPIEVQEALMSKIITERHARALIKVKDEASQLLLLQRIIEQGLNVKQTEEQISKLEAPAQEKKQRRPLLKGFSKDIRIAMNTIRQSLSMVSNTGVNVEADESEHDEYYQITIKIPKNN from the coding sequence GTGTTGCAGCCTTTTAATCGTATTTTTGGAATTGGGGAACGGACCGAACCAGAAACTGTTGAGGAAGCTGTTTTGCTGAATAGTGAAGTTATTGAATTACCTATTGTTCAAATTGAGCCAAATCGCTATCAGCCAAGATCTATTTTTAATGATGAGAAGATTGCAGAGTTAGCTCAAACAATTGAACAACATGGCATAATTCAACCAATTGTTGTACGCAAACTGACTGAGGAACGTTATGAGTTAATTGCTGGTGAACGACGTTGGAGAGCGGTGCAGTTGCTGAGGTGGGTTTCAATCCCGGCAATCATTCGAGAAATGAATGATAATGAAACGGCAAGTGTTGCATTAATTGAGAATTTGCAGCGAGAAGAACTGACTGTCATAGAAGAGGCTGTTGCCTATCAAAAATTGCTGGAACTTCAGCAACTCACTCAGGAGGCTCTTGCCCAGAGGTTGGGGAAGAGTCAGTCGACAATTGCTAATAAATTACGTCTTCTTAAGTTGCCGATAGAGGTACAGGAAGCCCTAATGAGCAAAATAATTACCGAACGCCATGCACGTGCTTTAATCAAAGTAAAAGATGAAGCTTCACAGTTGCTACTGTTGCAGAGAATTATTGAACAAGGTTTGAATGTTAAGCAAACAGAAGAACAGATTAGTAAACTAGAGGCTCCTGCTCAGGAGAAGAAACAGCGACGGCCACTTTTGAAAGGATTTAGCAAAGATATCCGCATTGCTATGAATACAATCCGACAATCATTAAGCATGGTGTCCAATACTGGCGTAAATGTTGAGGCAGATGAGTCGGAACACGATGAATACTATCAAATAACTATAAAGATCCCAAAAAACAACTAA